In Paenacidovorax monticola, the genomic window CCACGGTGAGCCAGCTGTTCTCGGCCAACTCCGATTCGAGCTGCCCTTCACCCCAGGCCGCGTAGCCCAGCGTGACGAGCACGCGGCGCGGGCCTGCGCCGGTGGAAAGGGCTTCGAGCACGTCCTTGGACGTGGTCATCTCCAGCCCTCCGGGGATCGTCATGGTGGAGGCATAGGCGGACTCGTCGGAGTCCGTGGCCCCCACCACCATGGGGTCGTGCAGGACAAAGCCGCGCTCCGTCTGCACCGGACCGCCCTGGTAGACGGGATCGTCGCTGAGGTCCTCGCGGCGCAGCGACAGGTCGACCTTGTCGAACAGCTTCTTCAGGCTGAGGTCGGAGGGCTTGTTGATGATGAGCCCCAGCGCGCCACGCTCGCTGTGCTCGCACAGGTACACCACGCTGCGCGCGAATGACTCGTCTTCGAGACCGGGCATGGCGATCAGGAAGTGATTCGTCAGGTTGATGGGCGCAGAATCGGCGGACATACCGCAATTTTAACGGCGATCCATGGAGCCATCCGTTCCCGTGGGGCTGGTCTGGTTCCGGCGCGACCTGCGCGCCAGCGACCATGCCGCCCTGTACCACGCCCTGCGCGAATGCGCGCAGGTGCACTGCGTCTTCGTGTTCGACACGGAGATCCTGACGAACCTGCCCCGCGCCGACATGCGCGTGGAGTTCATCCGCGAGTCGCTCGTGCAGCTCGACGAGGCCCTGCGCGCGCTTGCGGGCTGCGCCGAGGCCGGCCTGATCGTGCGCCACGGCCTGGCGAGCGACGAGGTGCCACGCCTGGCCGAAGCCCTGGGTGCCCAGGCCGTCTACGCCAACCACGACGACGAACCCCAGGCCCTGGCACGCGATGCGCGCGTGCGCACGGCGCTGGCCGGAGCGGGCCGCAGGCTGCACACCTTCAAGGACCATGTGGTGTTCGAGCGCAGCGAAGTGCTGACACAGTCCGGCGCGCCCTACAGCGTGTTCACGCCCTACAAGGCCGCCTGGCTGCGCAAGCTGGAGCCGTTTTACCTGACCGCCTACCCCACCGAGCGCCACGCGCACCGCCTGGCCCGCCGGCCGCCCGGCGAACGGCGCCCGGTTCCCGCGCTCGATGCCCTGGGGTTCCTCCCCACGCGGCTTTCCAGCCTGCGCATGCCGCCGGGCCTGCATGGCGCGCAGCAGTTGCTCGACGAGTTCCTCACACGCATCGACCAGTACCACACGGCCCGCGACTACCCGGCAGTGAAGGGCCCCAGCTACCTGAGCGCCCACCTGCGCTTCGGCACGCTGTCGCCGCGCCTCGCGGCGGGGCTGGCGCAGCAACTGAGCCTGGCGGGCCAGCCCGGGGCCGCCACCTGGCTCAGCGAGCTGGTCTGGCGCGACTTCTACGTCCAGATCCTCGCGCACCACCCGCATGTGGCCACGCGCAGCTTCAAGCCCGCCTACGATGCGATCTCGTGGGAGTCCGGCCCCCGCGCCGAAGCACTGTTCCTGGCCTGGTGCGAGGGCCGCACCGGCTACCCTCTGGTCGACGCGGCCATGGCCCAGCTCAACCAGACGGGCTACATGCACAACCGCCTGCGCATGGTCACGGCCAGTTTTCTGGTGAAGGACCTGGGCATCGACTGGCGCTGGGGCGAACGCTACTTCGCCGAGAAACTCACCGACTACGATCTGGCCGCCAACAACGGCGGCTGGCAATGGGCCAGCTCCAGCGGCTGCGATGCCCAACCCTACTTCCGCATCTTCAATCCGGTCACCCAGAGCGAGAAGTTCGACCCTGAGGGGCGCTTCATCCGCCGCTACCTGCCGGCGCTCGCGGCACTGCCAGGGCCCGCCGTGCATGCGCCCTGGCGGGCCCGGCCGCTGGATCTGGCCGAGGCAGGCATTACCCTGGGCCGGGACTATCCACTCCCCCTCGTGGACCACGACGCAGCCCGGCAGCGCACGCTGGAGCGCTATGCCGTGGTGCGCGCCCCAGGCTAGCCCGCATCGCCCCCCTCCTCCGCGCTCGCGCCATGGCGGGCATTCGCCGTCAGGCGCATGCGCAGCGTGAGGTCGGTTCGGCTGTCGGCATGGGCAATGGCCTCGGCCGCGCTGATCGCCCCCGACTCCTGCAGGGCATACAGCGATTGATCGAAGCTGCCCATGCCGGGCTCGCCGCCGCGCCGGATCGCGGTCCGCAACTCGTCCACCTGCCCCTTCTGGATGAGGTCGGCCACGTAGGGGGTCTGCAGCATCACCTCGGTGGCCGGCACCAGCAAGCCGCGCACACCCACCACCAGCCGCAGCGCCACGACGGCCCGCAGGTTCAACGACAGGTCCATGAGCAGTTGCTGGCGCGCGGTCTCCGGAAAGAAATTGAGGATGCGCTGGATCGCCTGGCTGGCGTTGGCGGCGTGCAGCGTGGACAGGCACAGATGCCCCGACTCGGCGTAGTGCATGGCGTGCTGCATGGTCACGCGGTCGCGGATCTCGCCGATCAGGATGACGTTGGGCGCTTCGCGCATGGCGTGGCGCAGGGCATCGTCGTAGGACAGCGTGTCGAACCCCACCTCGCGCTGCGTCACCAGCGAGCGCTTGTGTACGTGCAGGTACTCGATCGGGTCTTCGATGGTCAGGATATGGCCTGCCGCCGTCTGGTTGCGGTGGTCCAGCATGGAGGCGATGGTGGTCGTCTTGCCGGAGCCTGCGGCCCCCACCGCGAGCACCAGCCCGTTCTGCAGCATGGCCAGTTGCCGCAGCACCGGGGGCAGCCCCAGCGCGTCCAGGGAGGCCACCGCCGACGGCACATGCCGGGCCACCAGCCCGACCTGGCCCCGGTGCACCATGAGGTTCATGCGAAAACGCCCCACGCCCGGCGCATCGAACGCAAGATCGCATTCCTTCTGCGCCTCGAACTGTGCCACCTGGACGGGCTGCAGCACGGAGTAGGCCAGTTCGCGCACCTGCTGCGCCGCGAGAGGCGCCTGAGTGATCGGAACGAAGGCGCCCTGGCGCTTGATGGTGGGTGGCGCTCCGGCCAGCAGGAACAGGTCGGATGCGCCTTCGCGCACCATCACGGCCAGGCAGGACAGCAGGCGATCGTCGCCGGCAGGTGTTGCTGAAGAGTCCATGTCAGCCTCCTCCGTCGCGCCCCCAAAAGGGCGCCCAACCCCACCCGCGCGCCCGGCACGGTGGCCGGGCCCGGGTGCTTAAGCGTCGGCCATCGCCGCGGCCTTGGCCGCGTAGTGCTGAACCAGGCTCAGCAGCTCTTCGTCCGAGTAGGGCTTGCCCAGGTAGTGGTTCACGCCCAGCTCCAGCGCATGCTCGCGGTGCTTTTCGGCGATCCGAGAGGTGATCATGATGATAGGCAGATCGTGCAGGGCTGCGTCGCCCCGGATGTTGCGCGCCAGGTCGAAGCCGTCCATGCGCGGCATCTCGATGTCGGACAGCACCACCGTCGGACGCTCTTCCTGCAGCCGCTCCAGGGCCTGCAGCCCATCGGCGGCCAATGCCACGCGGTAGCCTTCGCGCTGCAGCAAACGCTGCGTCACGCGGCGCACCGTGATGGAATCGTCCACCACCAGCACCAGCGGCACCTGGCTGGCAGCCGACAGACCCGGCGTGGGCGCCTGGGCCGCAGACGATGCCTCGGGCGTGGAGTCCAGTGCCACGGGCAGGCGGCTACCCTGCGCGCGGATCTGGTCGCCGTACACCGTGGCCAGGGCCACCGGGTTGTAGACCAGCACCACGGCGCCCGATGCCAGCACCGACATGCCCGCCAGACCCGGCAGGCGCGAGAGCTGCGGCCCCAGGTTCTTCACCACGACTTCCTGGTTGCCCAGCACTTCGTCCACGTGCATGGCCATGCGCTGCGAGGCGCTGCGGAAGATCACCACGGGCCGCGTCTTGCCGGCGGCTTCGACGCTGCGCGGCGAGGCCTGCAGCAGCGAGCCGGACCAGAAGAAGGGCAGCAACTCGGTGCCGTCATGGAACTGGCCCGTGCGGTACGCCTCTTCCAGCTCGGAGGCCGTGGTGCGGCGCACGATCTCGACCAGGTTGGCGGGCACGCCCACCGACAGGTCGCCAGCCCGCAGCATCACCACCTGGGTCACGGCGGTGGTCAGGGGGAGCACCATGCGGAACGAGGTGCCCTGACCCGCCTCGGTGGTGGTTTCGATCCGCCCCCCGAGCGCGTTCACCTCGGAGCGCACCACGTCCATGCCGATGCCCCGGCCCGCCAGGCCGGTCACCTCGGTGGCGGTAGAGAAGCCGGGCATGAAGACCAGCTGGGCGGCCTCAGCGTTGCCGATCTCGGCATCCGCCGCGATCAACCCCTGGGCCACGGCCTTGGCGCGAATGCGCTCCAGGTTCAGACCGGCGCCGTCGTCGCGGAACTCCACCGAAACGTCGTTGCCTTCGTGGCGCAGGGCCACGGTGATGGTGCCGATCGCGGGCTTGCCGTGGGCCTGGCGTTCCTCGGGCGTCTCGATGCCGTGGGCCACACAGTTGCGCAGCAGGTGTTCGAAGGCCGGCGTCATGCGGTCGAGCACGCCGCGGTCCATTTCGATCGTGCCGCCGGAGATGTCGAGCTTGATCTGCTTGCCCGTCTCCTTGGAGGACTGGCGCACCACGGCATAGAGACGTTCTGCAATGCCCTCGAACTCCACCATGCGCGTGCGCAGCAGGTCGCGCTGCAGCTCGCGGGCCTGGCGGCCCTGCGCGATGAGGTCGTCCTCGGCGCCTTCCATCGCGCGCTGCAGGTTGCGCTGCACCGTGGCCACGTCGTTCACCGACTCGGCCATCATGCGCGTGAGCTCCTGCACCCGCGTGAAACGGTCGAATTCGAGCGGATCGAAGCCCGCGGCGGAATCCTTGGACAGCGCCAGGCGCGACTGCATCTGCGTTTCGGCCTGCACCTCGATATCGCGCAGCTGCTGGCGCAGGCGGTCCAGGTTGCCCGACAGGTCGAGCAACGAGCCCTTGACCTGCGTCATGCGTGCATCGAGGCGCGAGCGCGCGATCATCACCTCGCCAGCCTGGTTGACCAGGCGGTCCAGCAATTGCGCGCGCACCCGCACCGACTGGTTGGCCGCCGTGCGCAGTGGCACCAGCTGCGAAGCCGCCGGCAGGCGCACCGCGGGCTGGGCCAGGGGTGCCGCCACGCTGGCGGGCGCGGCGGGCTCGCCGTCGGCCGACGGCGCCTGCGCAGCGGGCGCGATGGGCACCACGACGGGCTCCGCAGCCCCTTGGGCACCAATCGTGCGCAGGGCGTCGAAACTGGCCTGCAAGCCGTCGAAGCTGGCGAGCAGCGGCTCGATCTTGTCGGAGGTCAGGTCGTCCGTTCCGGTCTGCTCGACGGCCGACTCCAGGCGGTGCGCCATCTCGCCCAGGCGCATGGCGCCGGCCAGCCGCGAACTGCCCTTGAGCGTGTGCAGGGCGCGCAGCACCTCGCTGCGCGCGCCCAGGTTCTCGGGCCGCGCAGCCCACTGCCGCAGGGCACCGCCCAGCGAGGGCAGCAGTTCGATGGCCTCTTCCTCGAAGATCGGGAACAGGTCCGGGTCGATGACGTCGAAGGCGTCGATGTCATCGTCGATATCGCTGCCCAGCGCTACCGCATGGGCAATGGCATCATCCACACGCTGATCCGTGTCATGCACCAACGAGAGCGCCGGGGCCACGGGCCCGCGCGGCACTGCGGGCGCGGTAACGGCGTCTTCGCCTGGGGCCGCATCGGCGGACATGCCGTCCAGCGCCTCTTCGTCTTCGCTCTCCAGCGGCGTCAGGCCGCTGCTGACTTCCGTCTGCAGGATCTGGCGCAGTTCGTCGAGGATCTGCGGATTCGGCTCCTTCAGGAAGCCTGCCGCGAACTGGTGCAACAGCCGGCGCACGTCGTCCGCCGCCGCCATGAAGGTCTGCGCCTGCGACGCAAGGCCGCGCGGCTGCAGCTGCACATGCTGCAGCGCGTGCTCCAGCGTGCGCGCCATTTCGGACAGCGCCTCGAAGCCCACGGTCGCCGAACTGCCTGCCAGCGAGTGCGCCAGCGCCACTGCCGTGTCGGGCAGCGGCTCATGGAGTTCCAACGACCATTCCTGCAGCGACGTCACCAGACGGCGCGACCATTCGTCGGCCTCATTCAGGTACACGTTGTACAGCGGGATGCCGATACGCAGCGTTTCGATGACCTTGACGGCCTCGTCGGACGGCACATCCACCAGCGGCTCGGCCACCGCCGGCTCGGGCTCTGCGACCGGGAGTTCTTCGGCGGGCGCCGCAGCTTCTGCCTCTGGCTCGGCCTCGGCCAGCACGGGTTCGGGCTCCGGCTCGACCCACTCCGGCGCCGGAGCAGGCTCCTCTTCTGCCACAGGAGCCACAGGCTCTGCCTGCACGGCCTCTTCCAGCACGAACTCGTCGGGCCAGTCCAGTTCGGAAGGCTGCGGCACTTCGGCCGCAGGAGCAGCGGCCTCGGCCACCGGTGCAACTTCAGCCGCGAGGTCGGGTTCGGGCGTCCAGTCCATCGCCGTCGCGTCCAGTTCGGCAGGCGGCGACGCCTCGGCCGCTTCAGCTTCCGGCACGGATACCGCCAAGGCCTCGGAGAACACCGAGAAGTCGATGTCCTCTTCCACTTCGGGCAGCACGATGTCGATGGCGGGCGCCGGCTCGGGCAGATGCTCGGACACCTCGGTCACGGCAAAGTCGAGCTCGGGCACCAGCGGAGGCGCGGCATCGTCCTCGGGGAACGACAGCGGCGGAATCTCGGGCGGGCTGGAGGCCAGATCGTCGGCCAGCAGGGCTTCGAGCGCGGGCGCCTCGTCGGGCACGGGCGGCAGGGGTTCGGGCGCGGCCTCGGCCGGGACCTCGGCCTCCGCCATGGCAGGCTGCAGTGCTGGCGAAGCCACAGGCTCGCTTCCCGGCAGGACCAGGGGCACACGCTCGCCCTGCAGGCGCATCGCATCAGCGGCCGTGCGGAATGGCGCGGGCTGCCAGTCGCTGGCATCGCCCTGCGCAATGGCGTCCGACCACTGGCTGAAACCACGCAGCGCCTCGCCCGCCAGCGCAAGCATCGCCGGCGGCATGGGCTTCTGCTCGGCCAGCCATGCGTTGAGCATCTGCTCCATGGCCCAGCCGGCTTCGCCGAAGTCGTTGAGCCCGACCATACGGGAGCTGCCCTTCAGCGTGTGGAAGGCACGGCGCAGCGTGGTCTGCTCGCTCAGGTCGCCCGGCTCCTTGCCCAGCATGTCGATGGCGGCCAGTCCATTGACCACCACTTCGCGCGCCTCTTCCAGGAAGATGTCGAGCAACTCGTCCTCGGCTTCTTCCTCGGACGCGGGCAGCGGACTGGGGGCGGGGGCCGGCTCGGCCACGGCCTCGGGGGCGGGCTCCGGCACGGCGGCGGGGGCCTCGTCGAAGGACAGGTCCGTCAGCAGCGCCTGCAGCTCGGGCGCGGGGGCGGGCTCCAGCGGCGGCGGAGCAACCGGCGTGGCGGGCGCAACGGCAGCGGCGGGCGCATGCCGCGGCACGGTGTCGGGCAGCGGCACGGGCGCACGCTCTTCCAGCTTGGAGGGAATCTCCTCAACGCTGTCGGAGGCCCGCGAGCGGGTGCGCCCCATCAGGATGCGCAGTTCTCCCAGCTCCTCGTCGTACACGAACAGCTTGCGGGCCATGGCGCGCTGGTAGCTGAGCATGTCGATCAGGAAGCCCAGGGCCCCAGGCTGTTGCCAAGTTTCTCGAATGCGGGCTGGCGCTCCGGCTCGGGAATTTCGTTGATCAGCAGGCGCTCCACCGTGTCGCGCATGCGCATGACGGCCAGGGACGCCTGGTCCAGGCCCAGCACCGACAGCACGCCGCGCATCTGCGCCAGGTGGCCCGGCACGGGTGCGAGGACGGACACATCGGCGGGATTGCGGAAGAACTGGTCGAGCGACTTTTCCGCCTCGGCCAGCGTGGCACGCAGTTCATCCA contains:
- a CDS encoding YqgE/AlgH family protein, whose product is MSADSAPINLTNHFLIAMPGLEDESFARSVVYLCEHSERGALGLIINKPSDLSLKKLFDKVDLSLRREDLSDDPVYQGGPVQTERGFVLHDPMVVGATDSDESAYASTMTIPGGLEMTTSKDVLEALSTGAGPRRVLVTLGYAAWGEGQLESELAENSWLTVGADQAVIFDTPVGERYDRALALLGLQAWMLSPEAGHA
- a CDS encoding cryptochrome/photolyase family protein, which gives rise to MEPSVPVGLVWFRRDLRASDHAALYHALRECAQVHCVFVFDTEILTNLPRADMRVEFIRESLVQLDEALRALAGCAEAGLIVRHGLASDEVPRLAEALGAQAVYANHDDEPQALARDARVRTALAGAGRRLHTFKDHVVFERSEVLTQSGAPYSVFTPYKAAWLRKLEPFYLTAYPTERHAHRLARRPPGERRPVPALDALGFLPTRLSSLRMPPGLHGAQQLLDEFLTRIDQYHTARDYPAVKGPSYLSAHLRFGTLSPRLAAGLAQQLSLAGQPGAATWLSELVWRDFYVQILAHHPHVATRSFKPAYDAISWESGPRAEALFLAWCEGRTGYPLVDAAMAQLNQTGYMHNRLRMVTASFLVKDLGIDWRWGERYFAEKLTDYDLAANNGGWQWASSSGCDAQPYFRIFNPVTQSEKFDPEGRFIRRYLPALAALPGPAVHAPWRARPLDLAEAGITLGRDYPLPLVDHDAARQRTLERYAVVRAPG
- a CDS encoding PilT/PilU family type 4a pilus ATPase, with amino-acid sequence MDSSATPAGDDRLLSCLAVMVREGASDLFLLAGAPPTIKRQGAFVPITQAPLAAQQVRELAYSVLQPVQVAQFEAQKECDLAFDAPGVGRFRMNLMVHRGQVGLVARHVPSAVASLDALGLPPVLRQLAMLQNGLVLAVGAAGSGKTTTIASMLDHRNQTAAGHILTIEDPIEYLHVHKRSLVTQREVGFDTLSYDDALRHAMREAPNVILIGEIRDRVTMQHAMHYAESGHLCLSTLHAANASQAIQRILNFFPETARQQLLMDLSLNLRAVVALRLVVGVRGLLVPATEVMLQTPYVADLIQKGQVDELRTAIRRGGEPGMGSFDQSLYALQESGAISAAEAIAHADSRTDLTLRMRLTANARHGASAEEGGDAG